Proteins from one Candidatus Atribacteria bacterium genomic window:
- a CDS encoding tripartite tricarboxylate transporter substrate binding protein codes for MLKKSLFLTICITLIFSFAMTLNAQELWKPTKPVTLIVPWSAGGATDQITRLCAGELEGALGQKIVIVNQPGASGSVGTKTVMDAARDGYSWASGAVGDLGTYKILGFLDTQVEDWHIYLNVANVMVISVHPDTPYQSFDDLLKAFKERPGEITVSTAGMMSAGRVAMEGIKKVTGIEYEHVTYDGGAPAVVACVAGETEVTAQLASEQADMIRAGKLRPLAVMAEQPLEIADFGVIDPITKWLPDLEPTPSYFGIFIPRGVPDQVVNTMNKLWREEIVGNEKIKVYAKDRGAIFAPYWGLEGLVRSFPVVQFYAWLYYGMGKAEESPYDLGIAEP; via the coding sequence ATGTTAAAAAAAAGCTTATTTTTAACCATTTGTATAACTTTAATTTTTTCCTTCGCAATGACTTTGAATGCCCAGGAACTATGGAAACCTACTAAACCTGTTACCCTTATTGTTCCTTGGTCTGCTGGAGGAGCTACTGACCAAATTACCCGCTTATGCGCTGGGGAATTAGAAGGAGCCTTAGGTCAGAAAATAGTTATCGTTAACCAACCTGGTGCTTCAGGATCGGTAGGGACGAAAACGGTAATGGATGCTGCTAGAGATGGTTATTCCTGGGCTTCAGGGGCGGTAGGAGATCTTGGTACCTATAAAATTTTAGGATTTTTAGATACCCAAGTTGAAGATTGGCATATCTATCTTAATGTAGCAAATGTTATGGTTATTTCTGTACATCCCGATACGCCTTATCAAAGTTTTGATGACTTATTAAAAGCCTTTAAGGAAAGGCCGGGCGAAATAACTGTTTCCACAGCTGGTATGATGTCCGCTGGTCGAGTAGCGATGGAAGGCATTAAGAAAGTAACCGGAATCGAATATGAACATGTCACCTATGATGGTGGTGCTCCAGCTGTCGTTGCCTGCGTTGCAGGAGAAACAGAAGTTACTGCCCAATTAGCCAGTGAACAGGCAGATATGATTCGAGCTGGAAAACTTCGTCCTTTAGCGGTGATGGCCGAACAACCTCTAGAAATTGCTGATTTTGGTGTGATTGATCCCATTACTAAATGGTTACCTGATCTTGAACCAACACCTTCCTACTTTGGAATATTTATCCCCAGAGGAGTCCCCGATCAGGTAGTCAATACGATGAACAAGTTATGGAGAGAAGAAATCGTTGGTAATGAAAAAATAAAAGTATATGCTAAAGATAGAGGCGCCATATTTGCACCATACTGGGGATTAGAAGGTCTGGTAAGATCCTTCCCAGTAGTCCAGTTTTATGCCTGGTTATATTATGGGATGGGTAAAGCTGAAGAATCCCCTTATGATCTAGGAATAGCTGAACCATAG